A genome region from Bombus pyrosoma isolate SC7728 linkage group LG14, ASM1482585v1, whole genome shotgun sequence includes the following:
- the LOC122574943 gene encoding eEF1A lysine and N-terminal methyltransferase homolog: MNILPKTHEEFSQVEYWNTFFKKRGKKNFEWYGEYPELCGIFLKYIKVKDNILIVGCGNSTVSMCLYDAGYRNITNIDISHIVIKQMRDINATMRPQLVYEHMDATQMAYADNTFSVVLDKGTLDALMPDTKEGTISNINRYFKEITRILRNGGRYICISLLQEYILRQLLSYFPNVGFMFRIVRCHEAEEKTRLEDGSSIPVFAVIATKIINLSQTVLEVVLVDGAPRRLSSVDEMISAILSAQQSAFIFNSLQKRSVADIGEISLNLHSPDNKHPRYTIYVLDQPKVHGTKSYAAFIVPQGKETDWLFSTKEGRQQVLKSSQRDRLAIVTLCREHKFENWEAVKSEIEDCILNLAPEGLSGKNDIPFLSLGSDVGVRTICFEGKSNLSGPFVVEEIERDGSEFRRLIFLNNPYVVQSEARLKQAKSRRGKMKKVVDSGFLACNHHVYMSIGVSAAINIKECDEIMIIGLGGGGLCTFLYNCFPKLRITAVEIDEKMLKVATDYFGLILDNRMKVEIADGIQIIKDSTSNGKRYKAILFDVDSKDNTVGMSCPPKQFLEMPIIKSVAECLMNDGFFILNLVSRDGNIKQKVKSDLKSVFQSMACCSVQDEVNEVIICSLNEIDDIEWKHIFKNSVTTLNEQISMRKLLSDTNMYDLSSLMGNLSIEF; encoded by the exons atgaatatattaccaAAAACGCACGAAGAATTTAGCCAAGTTGAATATTGGAACACGTTTTTCAAGAAACGTGGTAAAAAAAACTTTGAATG gTATGGAGAATATCCAGAATTATGTGGTATATTTTTGAAGTACATCAAGGTGAaagacaatattttaattgtcgGTTGTGGCAATTCTACTGTTAGCATGTGTTTGTATGATGCTGGGTACAG aaatattactaatattgatatatcacatattgttattaaaCAAATGCGTGATATTAATGCAACTATGAGACCACAATTAGTTTATGAACACATGGATGCTACGCAAATGGCATATGCTGACAATACATTTAGTGTTGTTTTGGATAAAGGTACTTTAGATGCTCTTATGCCAGATACTAAAGAAGGAACAATATCTAATATTAACAGATATTTTAAG gaaattaCAAGAATTCTACGCAATGGCGGCAGATACATATGCATCTCATTATTAcaggaatatattttaaggcaacttttatcttattttccaaATGTTGGGTTCATGTTTCGTATAGTACGTTGTCATGAAGCAGAAGAAAAAACACGCCTTGAAGATGGAAGTTCAATCCCAGTTTTTGCAGTAATTGCTACaaagattataaatttgtcacaGACT GTTCTAGAAGTAGTACTAGTTGATGGTGCACCAAGACGATTATCATCAGTAGATGAAATGATATCAGCTATACTTTCAGCACAACAAtctgcatttatatttaatagtcTTCAAAAGCGTAGTGTGGCTGATATTGGAGAAATCTCACTAAATTTACATTCTCCTGATAACAAACATCCACGTTATACAATCTACGTTTTAGATCAGCCCAAGGTACACGGTACAAAAAGCTATGCAGCTTTTATAGTACCACAAGGAAA GGAAACAGATTGGCTATTTAGTACAAAAGAAGGTAGACAACAGGTTCTTAAGAGCTCCCAACGTGATAGACTTGCTATTGTTACACTATGCAGGGAacacaaatttgaaaattgggAAGCtgtaaaaagtgaaattgaaGATTGTATTTTGAATCTAGCACCAGAAGGCTTGTCTGgaaaaaatgatattccatttttatcaCTGGGTTCAGATGTTGGGGTCAGAACGATATGTTTTGAAGGAAAGAGCAATTTGAGTGGTCCTTTCGTTGTTGAAGAGATTGAAAGAGATGGTAGTGAATTTAGgagattaatttttctaaataatccATATGTTGTTCAGAGTGAAGCTCGTCTTAAACAAG cTAAATCTAGACGaggtaaaatgaaaaaagttgtTGATTCAGGATTTTTAGCGTGTAATCATCATGTATATATGAGCATTGGTGTTAGTgctgcaataaatattaaagaatgtGACGAGATAATGATCATAGGTTTAGGTGGAGGTGGATTGtgcacatttttatataattgttttcctaag TTACGAATTACAGCAGTTGAAATCGATGAGAAGATGTTAAAAGTCGCCACTGACTATTTTGGTCTCATTCTTGACAATAGAATGAAGGTTGAAATTGCGGATGGTATTCAAATTATCAAAGACAGTACATCGAATGGCAAAAGATACAAAGCTATACTTTTTGATGTAGACAGTAAAGATAATACAGTTGGAATGAGTTGTCCACCTAAACAGTTTCTAGAGATGCCTATTATAAAATCAGTTGCAGAATGTTTAATGAATGatggattttttattttaaatttagttaGTAGAGATGGAAATATCAAACAGAAAGTGAAGAGCGACCTAAAGTCTGTTTTTCAGTCTATGGCATGCTGTTCTGTACAAGATGAAGTAAATGAAGTTATAATATGttctttaaatgaaattgacgATATTGAAtggaaacatatatttaaaaattctgtaacAACTTTAAACGAACAGATATCTATGCGGAAGTTACTAAGTGACACAAATATGTATGATTTATCGTCTTTAATGGGAAATCTGAGTATAGAGTTTTAA